The proteins below are encoded in one region of Tachypleus tridentatus isolate NWPU-2018 chromosome 4, ASM421037v1, whole genome shotgun sequence:
- the LOC143249309 gene encoding uncharacterized protein LOC143249309, giving the protein MDLSNTSSSVDKSATGFIPKEGFSKKAEDERCVRQKIWKSSIAVVSQYFCEDCQKQFSNYISYLQHFKSQTHYKRLRKLRDFEEIYPHLIAQSGLTPKIENLKENVTQMEQVAVQDISSVNLTDELCAERRTDPKLEDVGQGDYIKLNEPSELFVGNSSNHTEDKLEVICAGSHVHTVGSYTGETGEFEDVSLNIETSEQLDDHLSYSTDSSSIEVLYKDDLSLNDQDDNKEKEWFFLKWFYTQEDNH; this is encoded by the coding sequence ATGGATTTATCAAATACCTCGTCGTCTGTTGACAAGAGTGCAACTGGTTTCATACCTAAGGAAGGTTTCTCTAAGAAGGCAGAGGACGAGCGGTGTGTTAGACAGAAAATTTGGAAAAGTAGTATTGCAGTTGTATCACAGTACTTTTGCGAAGACTGCCAAAAACAATTTTCTAATTACATTTCCTACTTACAACACTTTAAAAGTCAAACTCACTACAAACGCCTGAGAAAACTCCGCGATTTTGAGGAGATTTATCCACATCTGATTGCTCAGAGCGGATTAACCCCCAAAATAGAAAATCTCAAAGAGAACGTTACACAAATGGAACAAGTAGCCGTTCAGGATATCAGTAGTGTTAACCTAACAGATGAATTATGTGCAGAACGAAGAACAGACCCCAAATTGGAAGACGTGGGCCAGGGTGATTACATTAAGTTAAATGAACCATCTGAACTGTTTGTGGGAAACTCATCAAACCACACAGAAGACAAGCTTGAAGTTATCTGTGCAGGGTCGCATGTACATACTGTCGGGTCTTATACGGGTGAGACTGGGGAGTTTGAAGATGTTTCTCTGAATATCGAAACATCAGAGCAGTTAGACGACCATTTGAGCTACAGTACGGATTCGTCATCAATAGAAGTTTTATACAAAGACGATCTGTCGTTGAACGACCAAGAcgataataaagaaaaagaatggTTTTTCCTGAAATGGTTTTACACTCAGGAGGACAATCATTga